A stretch of Desulfurivibrio alkaliphilus AHT 2 DNA encodes these proteins:
- the mdh gene encoding malate dehydrogenase, which yields MRRAKITIIGAGNVGATAAHWALSRNLGDIVLLDVMEGIPQGKALDLLQSGPVDGFSRRVIGSNDYRDSVDSDVVIITAGLARKPGMSRDDLLAKNVEIVKSCAEQAASFSPNAVLIVVTNPIDAMVYTAYKVSGFPRQRVIGMAGVLDSARYRTFLAEALGVAPRDVNAMVMGIHGDNMLPLVRLANVAGVPVSDLLDAETIAGIVKRTQHGGAEIVNHLKTGSAFYTPGLAAVEMAEAIITDSKRVMPCAAWLEGEFGISGCFLGVPVVLGTGGVERIVEFPLQDEERAALAESETIVRGQMAATGI from the coding sequence ATGCGACGAGCGAAAATAACCATCATCGGGGCCGGCAATGTCGGCGCCACCGCCGCCCACTGGGCCTTAAGCCGCAACCTGGGCGATATTGTGTTGCTGGACGTAATGGAAGGAATCCCCCAGGGCAAGGCGCTGGATCTGCTCCAGTCCGGTCCGGTGGATGGTTTCAGTCGCCGGGTGATCGGCAGTAATGACTACCGTGATTCGGTGGATTCCGACGTGGTGATCATCACCGCCGGCCTGGCCCGCAAGCCGGGGATGAGCCGGGATGATCTGCTGGCCAAAAACGTTGAGATCGTTAAAAGCTGTGCCGAACAGGCGGCAAGCTTCTCCCCCAACGCGGTGCTGATCGTGGTAACCAACCCCATCGATGCCATGGTCTATACCGCCTACAAGGTGTCCGGTTTTCCCCGCCAGCGGGTGATCGGGATGGCCGGGGTGCTTGATTCCGCCCGCTACCGGACCTTCCTGGCCGAGGCCCTGGGGGTGGCGCCGCGGGATGTCAACGCCATGGTCATGGGGATCCATGGCGACAATATGCTGCCCCTGGTACGGCTGGCCAATGTGGCCGGGGTGCCGGTGAGCGATCTGCTGGATGCCGAAACCATTGCCGGCATTGTCAAGCGCACCCAGCATGGTGGGGCGGAGATCGTCAATCACCTGAAAACCGGCAGCGCCTTTTACACCCCGGGGCTGGCGGCCGTCGAGATGGCCGAGGCGATCATCACCGACAGCAAACGGGTGATGCCCTGCGCCGCCTGGCTGGAAGGGGAGTTCGGCATTTCCGGGTGCTTCCTGGGGGTGCCGGTGGTCTTGGGTACCGGCGGGGTGGAGCGGATTGTCGAGTTCCCCTTGCAGGACGAGGAACGGGCCGCTCTGGCGGAATCGGAAACCATAGTCCGGGGCCAGATGGCCGCTACAGGGATTTAA
- the kdsB gene encoding 3-deoxy-manno-octulosonate cytidylyltransferase: protein MDSADKKQPQVVAVIPARYQSNRFEGKPLALIKGKPMIQRVYERAKAVPMLSRVAVATDDQRIADCVRAFGGEAVMTRSDHVSGTDRLAEAVTIMDIDEHDVVVNIQGDQPLFDPAVVGQVAGPLLADPALPMATLIYRIIRPEEINDPNHVKTVFDRHGRALYFSRSPIPHQRDPDGGSPTYYKHLGFYAYRKGFLLTFVGLPEGEWEYFEKLEQLRALEYGYTIQVVLTEHDSVEVDTPADLKRAEELFRE from the coding sequence ATGGATTCCGCAGATAAAAAACAGCCCCAAGTGGTGGCGGTGATTCCCGCCCGCTACCAATCCAACCGTTTTGAGGGTAAACCCCTGGCGTTGATCAAGGGTAAACCCATGATCCAGCGGGTTTATGAGCGGGCCAAGGCGGTGCCCATGCTCTCCCGGGTGGCGGTGGCCACCGATGATCAGCGGATCGCCGACTGTGTGCGCGCTTTCGGCGGCGAGGCGGTGATGACCCGCAGCGATCATGTTTCGGGTACCGATCGCCTGGCCGAAGCGGTCACCATCATGGATATCGATGAGCATGATGTGGTGGTCAATATCCAGGGCGACCAGCCGCTTTTTGATCCGGCGGTGGTGGGGCAGGTGGCCGGCCCCCTGCTGGCTGATCCGGCCCTGCCCATGGCCACCCTGATCTACCGGATCATCCGGCCCGAAGAGATCAACGACCCCAACCACGTCAAAACAGTATTCGACCGCCACGGCCGGGCCTTGTATTTTTCCCGTTCCCCCATCCCGCATCAGCGCGACCCCGACGGCGGCAGCCCCACCTATTACAAGCACCTGGGGTTTTATGCCTACCGAAAAGGCTTCCTGCTGACCTTCGTAGGTCTGCCGGAAGGGGAGTGGGAATACTTTGAAAAGCTGGAACAACTGCGGGCACTGGAGTACGGTTACACCATCCAGGTGGTACTCACCGAGCACGATTCAGTCGAGGTAGACACCCCGGCCGATCTGAAACGGGCGGAGGAGTTGTTCAGGGAGTAA
- a CDS encoding class I SAM-dependent methyltransferase, producing the protein MTSQLAVTATDPSRLDEARRLAEALGLVLYNPADRENDPPSPPSLLLQLTPERLELRATDQLALKPVYVDFASEQLNYRRRRGGGRREQLARAVGVKGSRGSKPPTVLDATAGLGRDAFILAALGCRVQMLERSPAVHALLADGLHRALADPAIAAVIGENLQLLAGDALAFLQQSPAPVADVIYLDPMFPERGKSALVKKELRLLRLLAGDDPDAGQLLTAALPKAGRRVVVKRPRHAPSLPGPPPSYSLPGKSNRFDVYLINSKR; encoded by the coding sequence GTGACCAGCCAACTTGCCGTAACAGCAACCGACCCTTCCCGGCTGGACGAGGCCCGCCGACTGGCCGAAGCTTTGGGGCTGGTGCTGTACAACCCGGCCGACCGGGAAAATGACCCGCCATCCCCGCCATCTTTGTTACTGCAATTGACCCCGGAGCGCCTGGAGCTGCGCGCCACCGACCAATTGGCTCTCAAACCGGTGTACGTCGATTTCGCCAGTGAGCAGCTTAACTATCGCCGCCGCCGGGGAGGCGGGCGGCGGGAACAACTGGCCCGCGCTGTGGGGGTCAAGGGCAGCAGGGGCAGCAAACCGCCCACGGTGCTGGACGCCACCGCCGGATTGGGCCGGGACGCCTTTATCCTGGCCGCCTTGGGCTGCCGGGTACAGATGCTGGAACGCTCCCCCGCCGTCCATGCCCTGCTGGCCGACGGCCTGCACCGTGCCCTGGCCGATCCGGCCATCGCCGCCGTGATCGGGGAAAACCTGCAACTGCTGGCGGGCGATGCCCTGGCTTTTCTGCAACAATCACCGGCCCCGGTGGCTGATGTAATCTATCTGGATCCCATGTTCCCGGAACGCGGCAAAAGTGCCCTGGTCAAAAAGGAACTGCGCCTGCTGCGCCTGCTCGCCGGTGACGACCCCGACGCCGGGCAACTGCTGACCGCGGCCCTGCCCAAAGCCGGCCGCCGGGTGGTGGTCAAACGCCCCCGCCACGCCCCCAGCCTGCCCGGGCCGCCCCCAAGTTACTCCCTGCCAGGCAAAAGCAACCGCTTTGATGTCTATTTGATCAACAGTAAGCGTTAA
- a CDS encoding DegT/DnrJ/EryC1/StrS family aminotransferase, whose protein sequence is MPGFEVFGAEEKKEIAEVLDTGVLFRYEFPSERRGIYKVRRFEEEFARYCGVGHAQAVTSGTAALKVALAAMGVGPGDEVITQGFTFVATWEAIFDVGAVPVFAEVDDTLNLDPADLEEKITPRTRAIIPVHMMGAPARMEEIMAIADRHGIPVLEDTAQAPGAAINGRKCGSFGLCGTFSFDPVKTITTGEGGMIVTDDEALWRRMSEYQDHGHDHVPNPGGRGGEGRSFIGFNYRMMELQGAIGLAQLAKLDGIIESQRRNKAALRQVVSQLPGVSFRTVLDPDGDNASFLAFFLPDAAAALKVNETLAANGAGAVYFANNTWHYYPKWEHLLAGSTLAKSGWPFKEADGRRRVQYDPQALPKSAAIMDRLLVYPVPIKLSDERLEQIAEAVKAAC, encoded by the coding sequence ATGCCTGGTTTCGAAGTGTTTGGTGCCGAAGAGAAGAAGGAAATCGCCGAGGTGCTGGATACCGGAGTGCTGTTTCGCTACGAGTTCCCCAGTGAGCGACGCGGTATCTACAAGGTGCGCCGCTTTGAAGAAGAGTTTGCCCGTTACTGCGGGGTTGGCCACGCCCAGGCGGTGACCTCCGGCACCGCCGCCCTCAAGGTGGCCCTGGCGGCCATGGGGGTGGGGCCCGGCGATGAGGTGATTACCCAGGGTTTTACCTTCGTCGCCACCTGGGAGGCCATCTTCGATGTCGGGGCAGTACCGGTCTTTGCCGAGGTGGACGACACCCTGAACCTGGACCCGGCCGATCTGGAAGAAAAAATCACCCCCCGCACCCGGGCCATCATCCCGGTGCACATGATGGGGGCTCCGGCCCGGATGGAAGAGATCATGGCCATCGCCGACCGCCATGGCATCCCGGTGCTGGAAGACACCGCCCAGGCGCCGGGAGCGGCCATCAATGGCCGCAAGTGTGGCTCGTTTGGTCTTTGCGGCACCTTCTCCTTCGACCCGGTCAAGACCATCACCACCGGCGAAGGGGGGATGATCGTCACCGACGATGAAGCGTTGTGGCGACGGATGAGCGAGTACCAGGACCATGGCCACGATCATGTGCCCAACCCCGGCGGTCGGGGCGGCGAGGGGCGCAGCTTCATCGGCTTCAACTACCGGATGATGGAGCTGCAGGGGGCCATCGGCCTGGCCCAACTGGCCAAGCTTGATGGCATCATCGAATCCCAGCGCCGCAACAAGGCGGCCCTGCGCCAGGTGGTAAGCCAATTGCCGGGGGTGAGCTTCCGCACCGTGCTGGACCCCGACGGCGACAACGCCTCTTTCCTGGCCTTTTTCCTGCCCGATGCCGCCGCTGCCCTGAAAGTAAACGAAACCCTGGCGGCGAACGGCGCCGGGGCGGTCTATTTCGCCAATAACACCTGGCACTACTACCCCAAGTGGGAACATCTGCTGGCCGGCTCAACCCTGGCTAAAAGCGGTTGGCCCTTCAAGGAAGCCGACGGCCGCCGCCGAGTGCAGTACGATCCCCAGGCCCTGCCCAAATCGGCGGCCATCATGGACCGCCTGCTGGTCTACCCGGTGCCGATCAAGTTAAGTGACGAGCGCCTGGAACAGATTGCTGAGGCGGTGAAAGCGGCTTGCTGA
- a CDS encoding iron-containing alcohol dehydrogenase has protein sequence MRENNFTVTQPTRIRFGVDSINDLAAMVRELGGSRVLLVIDPGVAAAGLLEKVGASLKGQKVPFTVYDQVAPEPGLKLADAGAKLAKQKKCDCVVGVGGGSAMDVAKAVSILLTNGGKAEDYIGLGKIAKAGVPKIMIPTTAGTGAEMTFTAVFINEKTGSKAGMNGDPLYPEAAILDPALTLSMPSQVTAATGIDALTHALEAYVSTQAHTISDMYALEAIDLIAGNLGKAYAHGDNLEARSAMLMGSLLAGKALATAGVGLVHAMAYPLGGMHQIPHGLANAVLLPYVMAYNLIGAPERFATLAEMFGVDTSELNLREAAQASVEAVWNLNQDVGIPRSLQELGIPREDIPEMAKIALTVARPVANNPRRPNHDEVMAIYEEALVGWE, from the coding sequence ATGCGCGAAAACAATTTTACCGTCACCCAGCCCACCCGGATTCGCTTCGGGGTGGACAGTATCAACGATCTGGCCGCCATGGTGCGGGAATTGGGAGGCAGCCGGGTTTTGCTGGTGATCGACCCCGGGGTAGCGGCGGCCGGTTTGCTGGAAAAGGTCGGCGCTTCGCTTAAAGGGCAAAAGGTGCCTTTTACCGTCTATGATCAAGTTGCTCCCGAGCCGGGCCTGAAACTGGCCGACGCTGGGGCCAAGCTGGCCAAACAGAAAAAATGCGATTGCGTGGTGGGGGTCGGCGGCGGCTCGGCCATGGATGTGGCCAAGGCGGTCAGCATTTTGCTGACCAACGGCGGCAAGGCCGAGGATTATATCGGGCTGGGGAAAATCGCCAAGGCCGGCGTGCCCAAGATCATGATCCCTACCACCGCCGGCACCGGGGCCGAGATGACCTTCACCGCCGTTTTCATCAATGAAAAAACCGGCTCCAAAGCCGGGATGAATGGTGACCCGCTCTATCCCGAGGCAGCCATTCTGGACCCGGCTTTGACCCTGAGCATGCCGTCGCAGGTCACCGCCGCCACCGGCATTGACGCCCTGACCCACGCCCTGGAGGCCTACGTTTCCACCCAGGCCCATACCATCTCCGACATGTACGCGCTGGAGGCCATTGATCTTATCGCCGGCAATCTGGGCAAGGCTTACGCCCACGGCGATAACCTGGAGGCGCGCAGCGCCATGCTGATGGGCAGCCTGCTGGCGGGCAAGGCCCTGGCCACCGCCGGCGTCGGCCTGGTGCACGCCATGGCCTACCCTTTGGGTGGTATGCACCAGATTCCCCACGGTCTGGCCAATGCGGTGCTGCTGCCCTATGTCATGGCTTATAACCTCATCGGCGCCCCGGAGCGTTTTGCCACTTTGGCCGAGATGTTCGGGGTGGATACCTCGGAGTTGAATTTACGGGAAGCGGCCCAGGCCTCGGTGGAAGCGGTTTGGAACCTGAACCAGGATGTCGGCATTCCCCGCAGTCTGCAAGAGTTGGGAATTCCCCGGGAAGATATCCCGGAGATGGCCAAAATCGCCCTCACCGTCGCCCGGCCCGTGGCCAACAACCCCCGCCGGCCCAACCATGACGAGGTGATGGCAATTTATGAAGAAGCTTTGGTCGGCTGGGAGTAG
- the yjgA gene encoding ribosome biogenesis factor YjgA → MKMDISKSEKKRQAARVEKMAGELAALSPGEIGNLPVDQELRREILAAGKLNAGARKRQVKFIAKELRNNEENYRQLADHLARQKGSKLKENEEFHQLEQLRQAIISEAIAAYEEARQEEIPMPDNWPSPALEHAAALFPELDPKEFRLAAARYARTRKTTHSREIFRALKGLQERQKLQQALTTEEKAAPTSEPQDQP, encoded by the coding sequence ATGAAGATGGATATCAGCAAATCGGAAAAAAAACGTCAGGCCGCCCGGGTGGAAAAGATGGCCGGGGAACTGGCGGCACTTTCTCCCGGCGAGATCGGCAACCTGCCGGTTGACCAAGAGTTGCGGCGGGAAATTCTGGCCGCCGGCAAACTTAACGCCGGGGCCCGCAAGCGCCAGGTAAAATTCATCGCCAAAGAACTGCGCAATAACGAAGAAAATTACCGGCAACTGGCCGACCACCTGGCCCGACAAAAAGGCTCCAAGCTCAAGGAAAACGAGGAGTTTCACCAACTGGAACAATTGCGCCAGGCGATCATCAGCGAGGCCATCGCCGCCTATGAAGAGGCCCGGCAAGAAGAGATTCCCATGCCCGACAACTGGCCCAGCCCGGCCCTGGAGCATGCCGCCGCTTTGTTTCCCGAGCTTGATCCCAAGGAGTTTCGCCTTGCTGCCGCCCGCTACGCCCGCACCCGCAAAACCACCCACAGCCGGGAAATCTTCCGCGCCTTAAAAGGGCTGCAGGAGCGGCAAAAACTGCAGCAGGCACTGACAACGGAAGAAAAAGCGGCGCCGACCAGCGAACCACAGGATCAACCTTAA
- a CDS encoding PPC domain-containing DNA-binding protein yields MDYRSGTCGRVFSVRFDEGDDFLAGLEEVIRREDIRSAWFWVIGGLRQAAVVTGPKEPVMPPEPVWREFDQARETLGSGSIFWDENDDPKIHLHAALGHHGDTLTACVRKGTRTYLVLEVCIMEINGINASRPWYPEGGFNRLTFTG; encoded by the coding sequence ATGGATTATCGCAGCGGCACCTGCGGTCGCGTGTTCAGCGTCCGCTTCGATGAAGGGGATGATTTTCTCGCCGGCCTGGAAGAGGTTATCCGCCGGGAAGATATTCGCAGCGCCTGGTTCTGGGTAATCGGCGGGTTGCGCCAGGCGGCAGTGGTCACCGGCCCTAAAGAGCCGGTGATGCCCCCGGAACCGGTCTGGCGGGAATTTGACCAGGCCCGGGAAACCCTGGGCAGCGGCAGCATCTTTTGGGATGAAAACGATGACCCCAAAATCCATCTCCACGCGGCCCTGGGTCACCACGGCGACACCCTGACCGCCTGCGTCCGCAAAGGCACCAGAACCTATCTGGTGCTGGAGGTATGCATCATGGAGATCAACGGCATCAACGCCTCCCGCCCCTGGTACCCGGAGGGTGGTTTCAACCGGCTGACCTTTACCGGGTGA
- a CDS encoding isoamylase early set domain-containing protein: MATKSSTAPKTPKKTCKSSKTCQKSAVPASVSHDFSLMAPDAAEVCLVGDFNNWENGKDKLRKLKSGLHKKSKKLKPGRYEYRFVVDGQWLNDPACDQRCPNPFGGENSVLEIR, encoded by the coding sequence ATGGCAACCAAATCTTCCACCGCTCCGAAGACACCAAAGAAAACTTGCAAGAGCAGTAAAACCTGCCAGAAAAGCGCCGTCCCGGCCAGCGTGAGCCACGACTTCAGCCTGATGGCCCCGGACGCCGCCGAGGTTTGCCTGGTGGGTGATTTCAACAACTGGGAAAACGGCAAGGACAAGTTGCGCAAGTTGAAAAGCGGCCTGCACAAGAAAAGCAAAAAGCTCAAGCCCGGCCGCTATGAATACCGCTTTGTGGTCGACGGCCAGTGGCTCAATGACCCGGCCTGCGACCAGCGTTGCCCCAACCCCTTTGGCGGCGAAAACTCGGTACTGGAAATCCGCTAA
- a CDS encoding biotin/lipoyl-containing protein, producing MERIVHGMSPGEAIETLRKADGYYVTNTARDLSQSDYKNRILLHTDLLAAPAREAAGYFSLEITGGASIHVDMLRKQVDPFLKLQLLREKMPKTMFQTLCRGINLFGYRPYPQNVIRMVVREYAKYVDVWRVFDFLNHVPNMVAVFEEVQKAGKILEPAVCFSTGPEHTDEFYVKKVGEILDVTGQEIVLCIKNHGGLGTPKRIGDLVNAILQKYPDLVIHYHGHNTDGNDVGRITAAVQAGARIVDASDHAFSGFYGPPSILTAVNTLTEYGYKAIGLNEEAVVDTSEALRNERQYYEYFESQFKGFDPTVQIHKLPGGAAGSSFEQATKGGFLNKMPTILHDELPKVQKELGNYWSVTPGSQILWTTAVANVQAGDRYSTPSGDLKNLLLGKYGPFPFYQPADWIYEKVFGANWREILEKEGGMDEIADMDIEQERRDLAEKLGYEPTEQQLVNYLQHPNDAVAFFKFEEKFGKVYALPPSIFLRRGGFKLGEVLKFRDHYGKEHVVEVGPMQHDEAGTAHVYLNVDHHERRYEFEPEVSESSGGAAKEVQLSKKEIEELAAAGDYRAPFGANVCEVSVKAGDEVKAGDQLLVLEAMKMQTPIKSEIDGKVEKISVKVGDAVKAGGPLLEVKSS from the coding sequence ATGGAACGTATTGTCCACGGCATGAGTCCCGGCGAGGCGATTGAGACCCTGCGCAAGGCGGATGGTTACTATGTGACCAACACCGCCCGCGATTTGTCCCAGTCCGATTACAAGAACCGGATTTTGCTGCACACCGACTTGTTGGCCGCCCCGGCCCGGGAAGCGGCGGGGTATTTTTCCCTGGAGATCACCGGCGGGGCCTCAATCCATGTCGATATGCTGCGCAAGCAGGTGGATCCCTTTCTCAAGCTGCAACTGCTGCGGGAGAAAATGCCTAAAACCATGTTCCAGACCCTCTGCCGCGGGATCAACCTCTTCGGCTATCGGCCCTACCCGCAGAACGTGATCCGCATGGTGGTCCGCGAATACGCCAAATACGTGGATGTCTGGCGGGTGTTCGATTTCCTCAACCATGTTCCCAACATGGTGGCGGTTTTCGAGGAAGTGCAGAAGGCGGGCAAGATCCTGGAACCGGCGGTTTGCTTTTCCACCGGCCCGGAGCATACCGATGAGTTTTACGTTAAGAAAGTCGGCGAGATCCTTGATGTCACCGGCCAAGAAATCGTGCTCTGCATCAAAAACCACGGCGGCCTGGGCACCCCCAAGCGGATCGGTGATCTGGTGAACGCTATTTTGCAAAAATACCCGGACCTGGTGATCCACTACCACGGGCACAACACCGACGGCAACGACGTGGGACGGATCACTGCCGCCGTGCAGGCCGGGGCCAGGATCGTCGATGCCTCCGACCACGCCTTTTCCGGCTTCTACGGCCCGCCCTCCATCCTTACCGCCGTCAACACCCTCACTGAATACGGCTACAAGGCCATCGGCCTCAATGAGGAGGCGGTGGTGGACACCTCGGAAGCCCTGCGAAACGAGCGCCAGTACTACGAGTATTTCGAGTCGCAGTTCAAGGGGTTCGACCCCACCGTCCAGATCCACAAGCTGCCCGGCGGGGCGGCCGGCAGCAGCTTCGAGCAGGCCACCAAAGGCGGCTTTCTGAACAAAATGCCGACCATCCTCCACGATGAGTTGCCCAAGGTGCAAAAGGAATTGGGCAACTACTGGAGTGTGACCCCCGGTTCCCAGATCCTCTGGACCACGGCGGTGGCCAACGTCCAGGCCGGCGACCGCTACTCCACCCCCTCCGGCGACCTGAAAAACCTGCTGCTGGGCAAGTACGGACCCTTCCCCTTTTACCAGCCGGCGGACTGGATCTACGAGAAGGTCTTTGGTGCCAACTGGCGGGAGATTCTGGAAAAAGAAGGCGGTATGGACGAGATTGCCGATATGGATATCGAGCAGGAGCGCCGCGATCTGGCCGAAAAGCTGGGCTACGAGCCCACCGAGCAGCAACTGGTTAACTATCTTCAGCACCCCAACGACGCCGTGGCCTTTTTCAAGTTTGAAGAAAAATTCGGCAAGGTCTATGCCCTGCCGCCCTCGATCTTCTTGCGCCGGGGCGGCTTCAAGCTGGGCGAGGTGCTCAAATTCCGCGATCACTACGGCAAGGAACACGTGGTGGAGGTCGGTCCCATGCAGCACGATGAAGCCGGTACGGCCCACGTCTATCTCAACGTGGATCACCACGAACGGCGCTATGAGTTCGAGCCGGAGGTCAGCGAAAGCAGCGGTGGAGCGGCCAAGGAAGTGCAGCTTTCCAAAAAGGAAATCGAAGAACTGGCCGCCGCCGGCGATTACCGGGCGCCGTTCGGGGCCAACGTCTGCGAAGTCAGCGTCAAGGCCGGCGATGAGGTCAAGGCCGGCGATCAGCTGCTGGTGCTGGAGGCCATGAAGATGCAGACTCCCATCAAAAGCGAGATCGACGGTAAAGTTGAGAAGATTTCCGTCAAGGTCGGGGATGCGGTCAAGGCCGGAGGCCCGCTGTTGGAAGTAAAGTCGTCGTAA